In one window of Helianthus annuus cultivar XRQ/B chromosome 17, HanXRQr2.0-SUNRISE, whole genome shotgun sequence DNA:
- the LOC110924010 gene encoding uncharacterized protein LOC110924010 gives MSKRLFLKIVSDVEANDSWFQEAFDTRGRKGFTPLQKVTSAIKQLATGSIPDENDEYLHMAERTSRECLDIFATRFAKYTLRSSFVDREAMTWHFYTKLMRKSITFQVCSVALIAPISFGECVPQSIEASSQNDINVLQQSPLFLTERNGTAPKCPFYVNNHLYKRGYLLMDGVYPTWSVFVKLIPYPHEVDEKKFKKQHEAARKYVERAFGVLKSKWGVLNRPMRASSVRKITNVVYTCIILHNMILKDDGNAIAPVHIRDPPVEPALDDAVLDELMDEDTHWRLKHDLMNHLASQDLPLLLIDSDKD, from the exons ATGTCGAAACGTCTATTTCTAAAAATTGTTAGCGACGTGGAAGCGAACGACTCGTGGTTTCAAGAGGCCTTCGATACGCGAGGTAGGAAGGGCTTTAcgccgttgcaaaaggttacaTCGGCTATTAAACAGCTCGCAACTGGTAGCATTCCAGACGAGAACGACGAGTACTTGCATATGGCCGAAAGAACTTCCCGCGAGTGCCTAGATATTTTTGCGACACGGTTTGCAAAATATACGCTCCGGAGTTCTTTCGTAGACCGAGAAGCCATGACATGGCACTTTTATACGAAGCTCATGAGGAAAAGCATCACCTTCCAGGTATGTTCGGTAGCCTTGATTGCACCCATTTCGTTTGGCGAATGTGTCCCACAGAGTATTGAGGCCA GTTCACAAAACGATATCAATGTGCTACAACAATCCCCGTTATTTTTAACGGAACGAAATGGAACCGCGCCAAAATGTCCATTTTACGTTAACAACCATTTATACAAACGTGGTTATTTGCTCATGGATGGAGTCTACCCCAcatggtccgtgtttgtgaaatTGATCCCCTACCCTCACGAAGTAGACGAAAAGAAGTTCAAGAAGCAACACGAGGCGGCAAGAAAATACGtcgaacgggcttttggtgttttgaagTCGAAATGGGGTGTATTGAATCGGCCGATGCGAGCAAGTAGCGTTAGAAAAATTACGAATGTGGTGTACACATgtattattttacacaacatgattttaAAAGACGACGGAAACGCGATAGCACCGGTACACATTCGGGATCCTCCGGTCGAGCCCGCTCTAGACGATGCGGTGTTGGACGAGCTGATGGATGAAGacacgcattggagactaaaacacgatctcaTGAATCATCTCGCAAGTCAAGATTTACCCCTCCTTTTGATCGATTCCGACAAAGACTAG
- the LOC110924009 gene encoding vinorine synthase, with amino-acid sequence MKMNIEKHSSKFIKPLVPTPPTLRYYKVSFIDELAPSLDIGAVLFFSENNNDHNTKFVTQLEQSLEKTLPRFYPLAGRYVNETYTVDCNDDGVEFIHAKVNIKLQDIIANEKNSKIVDKFIPPKTGEANLLLAIQATMFECGGVALGVRTAHRIVDASTLCTFLSEWAVMNREEHVEITGPGFNTSSLFPGRCFPPGPLQAISDDDMSTKYIRKLYSFSESAISNMKAKANASMCDRHWSKVQLVSAVIWNALIGVDRANNNPRESILVQPVNLRGKTASLIPKHSCGNLCVFCATQAGVVETTEELANRLTNNVKETIHNFSKVDHNSEEGKLSVLNSISLPNIPESINLIMISSWCKFPFYEIDFGLGTPTWIAPWSMPMVNTTCLIDEARGNGVDAHVFLEVKDVPYFEEALRLQVGSFAA; translated from the coding sequence ATGAAGATGAACATTGAAAAACACTCAAGCAAATTCATAAAACCCTTAGTTCCAACTCCTCCAACCCTACGTTATTACAAGGTTTCCTTCATTGATGAGTTAGCCCCTTCCTTGGATATAGGCGCTGTTCTTTTCTTCTCCGAAAATAACAATGACCACAACACAAAGTTTGTTACCCAGCTAGAACAATCACTTGAAAAAACTCTACCACGATTTTACCCTCTCGCCGGTAGGTATGTCAATGAAACTTACACCGTCGATTGCAATGATGACGGTGTTGAGTTCATACATGCCAAAGTTAACATCAAACTGCAAGATATTATCGCTAACGAAAAGAATAGTAAGATTGTGGATAAATTTATTCCACCCAAGACCGGGGAAGCTAACTTGTTACTTGCAATTCAAGCAACCATGTTCGAGTGCGGAGGTGTAGCACTTGGTGTACGTACCGCACACAGGATTGTTGATGCCTCCACTCTATGTACATTCCTAAGCGAATGGGCCGTTATGAACCGAGAAGAACATGTTGAAATTACCGGGCCGGGTTTCAACACATCCTCATTATTTCCGGGTCGTTGTTTTCCGCCCGGTCCACTACAAGCTATAAGTGATGATGACATGTCAACCAAGTATATTAGAAAGCTATATTCATTCAGTGAGAGTGCAATATCAAACATGAAAGCAAAGGCCAATGCTAGCATGTGCGACCGTCATTGGTCAAAGGTACAGTTGGTCTCAGCCGTGATTTGGAACGCTCTCATTGGTGTTGATCGCGCGAATAATAATCCAAGAGAGTCTATACTCGTCCAACCAGTAAACCTTAGGGGAAAAACAGCTTCGTTAATCCCTAAACATTCTTGTGGGAATTTGTGCGTGTTTTGTGCCACTCAAGCTGGGGTCGTTGAAACAACTGAAGAATTGGCGAATCGTTTAACTAATAACGTCAAGGAAACAATACATAACTTCTCAAAGGTAGACCACAATTCTGAAGAAGGGAAGTTGAGTGTTTTGAATTCTATCTCACTGCCCAACATTCCGGAATCAATTAATTTGATCATGATATCTAGTTGGTGTAAGTTTCCTTTTTATGAAATTGACTTCGGTTTAGGGACGCCAACTTGGATCGCCCCCTGGAGTATGCCTATGGTTAATACCACATGTTTGATTGACGAAGCGCGGGGCAATGGAGTTGATGCACATGTCTTTCTAGAAGTTAAAGACGTCCCATATTTCGAAGAAGCTCTACGACTGCAAGTTGGTTCTTTTGCTGCTTAA